From Qipengyuania psychrotolerans:
CGGCCATCACGGCGTATGATCTCGTGCAGGAAAGGGGTGGCCGGTTCCTGCTCAGGATCGAAGATATCGACGGGGAACGGTCACGAGCCGAACTTGCAGACGAGTTTCGCGCCGACCTGGAATGGCTGGGCCTGGAGTGGGAAGAATTGCCCGCACAATCGACCCGGCTGGACCGGTATGAGGAGGTTGCGCGCTCCCTTATGTCCTGCGGACTGCTGTATCCTTGCACCTGTACCCGCGCAGACATTGTCGCTGCCAAGCCGCGCGTAGGGGCGGACGGCACGATTTATCCGGGGGCCTGCAAAGGCTGCGCGGTCGATCCTTCGAAACCCGCAGCCTTGAGGCTGGATGTAGACCGGGCCATCGCGGAAGTCGGCGAGATCTTCTGGGAGGACGAACTGGCCGGGATGATCAAGGCCGACCCGCGCGAATTCGGCGATGTGGTGCTGGTGCGCAAGGATGCGCCAGCAAGCTACCACCTTGCCGCCACGCTCGACGATGCGGCTGACGGGATAACGCTGGTCACGCGCGGGCAGGACCTGTTCACGTCGACCCATGTGCACCGGGTGCTGCAAGCGCTGCTCGATTTACCGGTGCCCGAGTGGCACCACCACCCGCTACTGGTGGACGCTAGCGGACAGAAATTGGCCAAGCGGCGAGGATCGCCCAGCCTTGCCGACCGCAGGAAAGCGGGCGAAGATGGCCGGGAACTTGCAGATGCGCTGCGCGCTGAGAAGTTGCCGACTGGTATTACGATAGAGAGCACCTAGATAACAGCCATGCAAACCTTCCTCATCATTGTCATCGTCGCCCTCATGGTCCTTGTCGTGATCTCTCTGATCCGCGGTATCGTCGCCTTCATGCAAAGCACGAAGATCGACCTTCAAAGCGGCGAGCAGGTCGACGCGACCGAGATGCAGTTGAAACAGAACAAAGCCATGTTTGCGCGCATCAAGTACCAGGCGCTGGCGGTTGTCGCGCTTGCCATCCTTATGGCCGTGGCGAACTGACGCGGGTGGTCAAGCTCAACAAGATTTATACGCGCACGGGCGATGACGGGACGACCGGCCTCGTCGACGGGTCTCGGCTGGCCAAACATGCGCCGCGCATGGAAGCGATTGGCGCGGTAGACGAAGCCAACAGCGCATTGGGGCTGGCAGCAGTAGCGCTGGAGGGCACGGATCACGCAGAGGCGCTGTTTCGCATCCAGAACGACATGTTCGACCTTGGCGCGGACCTCGCCACACCGGCTGATGAGGGTGAAGATTTTGCGCCTTCCGAAATGGTGTTGAGAGTGGTCGAGGCGCAGGTCGGCTGGCTTGAACAGGCCATCGATGCTGCGAACGAACGGCTTGAACCCCTGACAAGTTTCGTGCTTCCCGGCGGCAGCGAGGCTGCAGCGCGCCTGCATGTCGCCAGGGCCTCTGCCCGGCGTGCTGAACGTTCCTGCGCCGCGCTTGCGGTAGTCGATCCGGTCAACCCGCAAGCTCTGGCCTATATCAACCGGCTATCCGATTACCTGTTCGTGCTGGCGCGCGTCGCCAATGCTGATGGGGCGGACGACGTGAAATGGGTTCCCGGCGGAAACCGCTGATCCCCCGCTAGCCAGCGGCGCCCACACTCGCTAACGCAGCGCCTTTGCTGCATCTGCGAAGGGATTTTCAATTGAGCAAGACGATCGCAATTATCGGTGCGGGCCAGATGGGCTCGGGCATAGCGCAGACCATCGCGCAGCACGGCATGCAGGTGCTGCTCGCCGATGTCAGCCTTGAAGTTGCCGAAACAGCGGTTGGAAAGATCGACAAGGCGCTCGGCAAGCTGGTCGGGCGCGGCAAGATCGAGATTGCCGACGCAGAAGCCACCGTTGGCCGCATCACGCCCGTCGGCGATTACGCGCGCATGGGCGAGGTCGAGATGATTATCGAGGCAGCGACCGAGAAAGAAGAAATCAAGCAGGCCATCTTCGAAAAGGCAGGCAAGATGCTGGGCCCCGATGCGATAATGGCATCGAACACCAGTTCGATCCCGATCACGCGCATGGCGAATTATTCACCCGATCCGGCGCGCTTCATTGGCCTGCACTTTTTCAATCCCGTCCCGGTCATGGGCCTGATCGAGGTCATTCCCGGCCTTGCCACCAGCGAGCAGACCACGGCGCGCACCCGCGCCTTTGCAGAAGCACTCGGCAAGGAAGTCGTGCTCAGCCAGGACGAGCCGGGTTTCGTCGTCAATCGCATCCTTTTGCCGATGATCAACGAAGCGATCTTCGTGCTCGGCCAGTCGACCGCCGGTATCGAGGATATCGACAAGGGTTGCCGCCTTGGCCTCAACCATCCCATGGGTCCGCTGCAGCTGGCGGATTTCGTCGGTCTCGACACGTGTCTCGACATCCTGATGGTGCTGTATCGCACGACGCGGGACAGCAAGTATCGTCCTGCGCCCCTGCTGGTGAAATATGTCGAAGCTGGCTGGCTGGGACGAAAAACCGGCCGCGGCTTTTACGACTACACCGGGGACGAGCCTAAACCCACTCGTTAAGGAACCCTCCGGCCTCGCGGTCCGTTGGTTGGGCAAAGGAGATTTTGCATGACCGATGATACAAAGCCGCAGAGCCAGGAGCAGCGCCAGTCGGGCCTCGCGCCCGAAACGCACAATGACGAGCAGGATGACCACCGCAGCCAGGCCCAGGAAGTGGCCGAGCAAGCGCGTCAGACGTCAAACGATACTGGTTCGCCAACCGAAAGCACCAAGAGCAAGAACAAATCGGACCTGATGGGCGATTCCACGCAGGACACCATTGATCACATGCGCGACATGGAAAGCTCTGGCAGGATCGACATGGACGCCTACCGCGGTGAGCCAAACCACGACGATAATGTCGACAAATATGGCAAGGGCCACAATCCGGACGGGCTCCGCGGCGACGGAACTTAACTGGTGAGGTCGCCGTCGTTGAGGATCCACAGGCCAGCGGTCAGGATCGCTGAACCGAGGGCGACCCCGTAAGCCATCACTTTGAAGTTCGGGGTGGAAATCGCTTCGAACTTGTGCGGATCAAGCCGGGCTAGCGTAGCGCAAGCCCGGCGTTCTGCCGTGACGGCAAGCCATCCTCCACCCACGATGAAGGCAGTAGCGATGGCTTTCCCAAGCCATGGCGGCTCCAGTTCACCAAAGACGGCACGAAACCCCAAGCCGATGCCGATTGCAGCGAATGCGGTTCGCATCCAGCCTGCGAATGTCCGCTCCATCGCCATGATGTTACGATCTTCTGCGAGGTCGGTGCGGAATTCCGCCCATTCGGTGCTTTTGTCTGTGCCCTTGGGCGGATCGTCCTGTGCCATGTCTTCAATAGCGAGCGAAAGCCGCAGGCGTTCCGGAAGCGCTAGCTAATGGGTTCAGCCGAGACGAGGGGCTCGGCATCATTGATCAGCCAATCCTTGTTTTCGGGAATAGGCTCGACGGGTACGTTCTGGCGCCCAGCTTCGGAATACCAACTGTCCAGATCAGGCGTTTGTTGCGCTTGGCGGCTCGGTTGAGGAGCGGTCGCAGCAGCTGGTGCAGCTGATTGTTGCTGCGCCGGGCCAGCCGATACCGGCGCGCCCTCCGCCTCTGCGGCAATCTGCTGAAGCATTCCGGGATCTTCCTCCCGGCCCACCACCGCGACGACTGCGAGGAGGAACAGCCCGATCATGATGAGCTTCTTGCGCTGAGTGACAAACATGCTGGTGTCCATGGGCACCAGATATACTGCCGATCCGGTTAAGTCTTTCTTTCCGCCGCTCTGGCCTTCAATTCATACAGTTTTTCAAGGGCTTCGCGCGGGCTGAGCGTGTCTACGTCGATCGTATCCAGCATCTCATTTACCGGATCGATTGTAGCGTCTTCGGTTTGGATGCTCGCTGCAAACAGCGGAAGATCTCCTAGCCCCGCGCCCAATCCCCCGGTTTCGGCGCGCCCCTTTTCGAGCTTGTCGAGCACGGCCTTTGCCCGCTTGATGACCGGAGCGGGCACTCCTGCAAGCTTGGCTACCGATAGGCCATAGCTCTTGTCTGCCGCGCCTTTGGCCAGCTCGTGCAGCAGCACTAGGTCGCCTTTCCATTCGCGGGCGCGCACATGGTGCAGGCTCAGCGCGTCACAGGTTTCGGCCAGTCGCGACAGCTCGTGATAATGGGTGGCGAACAGGCAGCGGCAAGCAAGCTGTTCGTGGACCGCCTCCACGACCGCCCACGCCAGCGCCATGCCGTCATAGGTCGAAGTCCCGCGCCCGACTTCGTCGAGGATGACAAAGCTGCGTTCGGTTGCCTGGGACAGGATGGCTGCGGTTTCGACCATTTCGACCATGAACGTGGAGCGCCCGCGAGCGAGATTGTCGGACGCACCAACACGGCTGAACAGTCGGTCAGCCAATCCGATCCGGGCCGAACTTGCTGGCACGAAGCTGCCTGCCTGCGCCAGCAGCATGATAAGTGCGTTCTGGCGCAAGAAGGTCGATTTACCGCCCATGTTCGGGCCGCCGATCAACCAGAGGCGGTCGTCCTGTCCAAGTGAACAGTCGTTCGCCACAAATCGCTCGCCGCTTTTCGCCAATGCTTGCTCGACGACCGGATGACGCCCCCCGCTGACCTCGAGGCACGGCTCGTCCAGCATTTCCGGCCGTGCCCAATCGCCTTCGACCGCACGTTCTGCCAGACCTGCGGACACGTCGATCCGGGCAAGGGCGGCAGCGGTTGCGGCGATTGCTTCGCGGTCGGCAACGATTTCACCGACGAGCTTTTCGAAATGGCTGTCTTCTGCCGCGAGCGCATGGGCGCCTGCTTCGGCGATGCGGCTGGCCTCTTCATGCAGGCCGATGGAGTTGAAGCGCACTGCGCCCGCCATCGTCTGCCGGTGCGTGAACCCGCTATCGGCGGCCATCAGCTTGTCGCCGTGCTTGGCTGGTACTTCGATGAAGTAGCCCAGCACCTTGTTGTGCTTGATCTTCAGCGAGGCGGTTTCGGTCTCGGCGCGGTATTTTGCTTCCAGCGCGGCAATGGCACGCCGGGCGTTGCCGCTGGTTTCGCGCAGCGCGTCGAGGGCGTGGTCATAACCCTCGGCGATGAAACCTCCCTGACCGCGCTCGGTCGGGGGGGAGGGGACAAGGGCGCGCGAAAGGTGATCGACCAGCGCGCCGTGACCCCCGAGGGCACCGGTCATCCGCGTGAGCAATGGCGGCAGATCTGCGCTGCCTTCCAGCATATCGCGAACCCGCTGCGCCTCGGCCAATCCGTCGCGCACCTGCCCGAGATCGCGCGGACTGCCGCGTCCTGCCACCAGGCGCCCAAGCGCCCGTCCAATGTCGGGGGCCTGACGCAAGACCGCTCGCAAATCGGCCCTCAATAGCGGGTCGCTGTGGAAGTGATGCACACCAGCCAACCGGTCTTCTACCGCAGCCCGGTCTGCCAGCGGAGCGGAAAGGTCGTCGGCCAATTGCCGCGCGCCCGCTCCTGTCGCGCAGCGATCCACACAGGCGATCAGGCTGCCTTCGCGCCCGCCATTTTGTGCAGCGAGTATCTCGAGGCTGATCCGTGTCGCGGCATCCATCGCGAGATGCGCGCCAGAGCCCCGCGCAACCGGAGGCAGCAGGAATGGCATTTTCCCGCGGCCGGCATGGTCGAGATAGGCGATCAGTCCGCCAGCTGCTGCGAGCATGGGGCGAGTGAAGTCACCCAGACCGTCCAGCGTTGCGATCCCGTGGATCTGTTTCAGCCGCGCTTCGCCGTCTTCGCTGCGGAAATCGGCCCGGGGCCGCGCGATGACATCCTCGGCTATCTCGTCGCAGTCGTCGGGCATGACCACTTCGCTCGCCCCAAGCCGCGCCAGCGCTGCATCCAGCCGGTCGGGTGCACATTCTTCCAGTTCCATTCGGCCCGTGGAAATGTCGCAGGAGGCGAGCCCTATGGCATCGCGTACCGGGGCGAGCGCCACCAGCAGGTTCGCCCGCCGCGGTTCCAGCAGGGCTTCTTCGGTAAGTGTCCCCGCCGTAACGAGCCGCACGATGTCGCGGGCGACCAGCGTTTTGGAAACCGGCTTGCCTTCGCGCTTGGCCCTTTCTTTTGCTTCGTCGGGCGTCTCTGTCTGCTCGGCTATCGCAACGCGGCACCCACCCTTGATCAGCCGGGCGAGGTAGCCTTCGGCGGCATGGACCGGCACACCGCACATTGGAACTGGCTGGCCGCCGTGTTCACCCCGGCTGGTGAGTGCAATGTCGAGCACGCCTGCAGCCACCCGCGCATCTTCGAAGAACAACTCGAAGAAATCGCCCATTCGGTAGAACAGCAAAGCGTCGCCCGCTTCCTGCTTGAGCGCGAGGTACTGCTCCATCATCGGGGTGGGTTTGCCGGACATTGCAAAAGCCGTAGCGGCGGGGTTAGCGATTCGGGAAGCGGCGCAGAGCGTCTTTCCCCCTATGACTTGCTCCAAAATGCCCTTAGGGCGGAGCCGAGAAAACACAGGGACATCTATGGCCGACGAGAAACCGACCGCTTTCACCACGCGCGAGGCGCTGTTTTATCACGAGACGATCCGCCCGGGTAAGATCGAGATTATTGCGTCAAAACCTATGGCGAGCCAGCGCGACCTGAGTCTGGCCTACTCGCCAGGTGTAGCCGCCCCGGTCGAAGCGATTGCCGCCAACCCGCAGGACGCTGCGCGTTACACGGCGCGGGCGAACCTGGTGGCGGTGATCTCGAACGGTACGGCGATCCTCGGCCTCGGTAATCTCGGGGCGCTGGCATCCAAGCCGGTCATGGAAGGCAAGGCAGTGCTGTTCAAGCGCTTCGCCGACGTCGATTCCATTGATATCGAACTCGACACCGAAGACCCCGACAAGTTCATCGAAGCGGTCGCGCTGATGGAGCCGACCTTTGGCGGCATCAACCTCGAAGACATCGCCGCACCTGAATGCTTCATCATCGAGCAGGCCTTGCGAGAGCGGATGAACATCCCGGTCATGCACGATGACCAGCACGGCACAGCGATCATTGCGGCGGCCGGACTGATCAACGCCTGCCACTTGACCGGGCGTGATCTGAAAGACTGCAAGATGGTCGTGAACGGGGCGGGTGCCTCGGCGCTGGCGTGCACCGCGCTTATCAAGGCCATCGGCATTCCGCATGACCAGGTGATCGTGTGCGATCGGTCCGGTCCGATCACTCCTGGCCGCGAAGGCGTGGATCAGTGGAAAAGCGCTCACGCTGTCGCAACCTCCGCGACCACCCTCGAAGAAGCGCTCGACGGGGCGGATATTTTCCTCGGACTGTCAGCAGCAGGAGCATTGAAGCCGGAGTGGGTCGCAAAGATGGCTGACAAGCCGATCATCTTTGCAATGGCCAATCCTGTGCCGGAAATCATGCCGGAAGATGCCAAGGCAGTCCGGCCCGATGCGATCATCGCGACCGGGCGCAGCGATTATCCCAACCAGGTCAACAACGTGCTGGGCTTCCCGTTCATTTTCCGCGGCGCGCTCGATGTGCAGGCGACTGCGATCAACGAGGAGATGAAGGTGGCCGCAGCCCAGGCAATTGCTGCCCTGGCGCGCGAGCGCGTGCCGGAAGAAGTCGCGGCGGCCTATGGCGTCACACACCAGTTCGGCGAGGAATACATTATTCCCGCCCCGTTCGATCCGCGCCTGATGGAAGTGGTCTCAAGCGCCGTGGCGCAGGCCGCGATGGATTCCGGCGTGGCCAAGGCCCCGATCGAGGACATGGAAGAGTACCGGCACCGTCTCAAGGCCCGGCTCAACCCCACTACCGCGGCGCTCACCAACATCTACGACCTCGCCAAGGCCAATCCCAAGCGGATGGTCTTCGCCGAAGCGGAGGAAGATGTTGCCTTGCGTGCCGCAATCCAGTTCCGCGATTTCGGATACGGAACGCCGATCCTCGTCGGACGGACCGAGAAGGTTCGCGAAAAGCTGATCGAGCTGGCGGTGGAAGATCCGGACGACTGGATCATCGAAAACTCGGCCGTTTCGGACAAGGTCCCGGCCATGGTGGACTACCTCTACAAGCGTATGCAGCGTCGCGGCTATACTGAGCGTGACGTGGCCCGCATGGTCAATCAGGAACGCAACGTGTTCGCCGCGCTGCTGGTCGCACTGGGTCACGGTGACGGCATGATTTCGGGCCTTACCCGCACCTTCGCGCAGACTGCCCGCGAAGTTGGCCGCGTGCTCGATGAAAAGCCCGGCGCAGTGCCTTTCGGTATCCACATGATGATCGGTAAGAACCACACGACCTTCCTCGCCGATACGACGATCAACGAACGGCCCAGCGCAGAACAGCTTGCCCACATCGCGCGCGAAACCGCGGCCGTGGCACGACGCATGGGGCATGAGCCACGCGTGGCCTTCATGTCCTACTCGACCTTCGGCAATCCGTCCGGCCAGTGGCTCGGCAACATCCGCGATGCGGTTGCATTGCTTGATGCTGATGACAGTGTGAATTTCGAGTACGAAGGCGAGATGGCGCCCGACGCCGCGCTCAATCCCAAGGTGATGGCACTCTATCCCTTCAGCCGCTTGTCTGGCCCAGCCAACGTACTGATCATGCCCGGACTGCAATCGGCCAATTTGTCGGCTAAGCTGCTGCGCGAACTGGGCGGCGAGACGACCGTGGGACCGATGATGATCGGTATGGAAAAGCCGGTTCAAATCGCCCCGATGACGGCAATCGCGCCCGATGTCCTGACCCTGGCAGTCTTGGCGAGCGCAGGGGTGCTGGGCTGACCCGCATGATCGCTTCCCAGCGGCATCTGTTTTCGATCCCGGACGAGGTTCATTACCTCAACTGCGCTTATATGGCGCCGCTCTCGCACGCCGTCAGCGCGGCGATGGTGGACGGCGCCCGGCTGAAAGAGCAGCCGTGGAATTTCCTCCCGCCGGATTTCTTCCGCGTGACCGAGGAATTTCGCGGAAAGGCGGCAAAGCTGGCACGTGTGTCCGAAGAGAATATCGCCGTCGTCCCCTCGGTCAGTTACGGCCTCGCTGTCGCCGCAGCGAACCTTCCGCTCGAGAAGGGGCAGCGCATCATCACGCTGGGCGATCAATTTCCCTCGAACGTCTATCCTTGGCAGGAACTGGCCAAGCGCAAGGGCGGGGAAGTTGTTGCTGTTCAGCGGCCGTCGCAGTCCTGCTGGACGCAGGCCGTGCTTGAAGCGATCGACGATGCCACTGCCATCGCCGCCCTGCCGAATTGCCATTGGGCAGACGGCCGCGTGGTCGACCTCGCCGCAGTCGGCGAGAAATGCCGTTCGGTCGGTGCCGCGTTGGTCCTCGATCTTACGCAATCGCTCGGTGCGATGCCGATCGATTTCGCCGCGGTGCAGCCCGATTTCGCAGTCTCCGCGTGCTATAAATGGCTGATGGGCCCTTACGGCATCGCAATGCTCTATGCTGATCCAAAGCACCATGGCGGGGAGCCTATCGAGCACAACTGGATCAACCGGGCCGGATCACAGGATTTCACCCGGCTGGTCGATTACCGGAGCGATTATCAGCCCGGCGCCCGCCGCTTCGACATGGGCGAAAAATCCAACGCGCCGCTGCTGATGGGGGCCGGCGCAGGAATCGATTTTCTGCTCCAACACGGCGTCGACGCGATTGCAGAAACGCTTGCAAGTACGACCCAGGGTATCGCGGACAGGGCAGCACGGCTTGGCCTGGCATCCGCACCGATCGGCACACGGGCGGCGCATTTCCTCTCGCTCGAATTTCCGGATGGTTTGCCCGATGGCCTGACCGACCGACTCGCGAAAGCGCAGGTGTTCGTTTCGGCACGCGGTCAGTCGCTGCGCGTGACGCCGCACCTCTACAATAATGACGCGGATTGCGAGGCGCTGCTCGCCACGCTTGAAGAGGTTCTCACCTAGACCGGTGCACCGTTCGTCGAGCGGATTTGGTTTCTGACAGCCCGGTTAAGGCGCGCGCAACCATCACCGCGACAGGGGCTCGGCAACAGGGTCTGTACAACAAGGAATTACCATGAAGAAACTCATCGCACTGGCCGCGCTAGGCGCCGGCCTTGCCGCCGCTCCAGCCGCAGCGCAGGACCAGAACGTGGCTCCCGGCGGTTTTCACGTCGGCGTAATCGGCGGTTACGAAGGACTGGACGTTGATGCCGCAGACGGCACCGCCACGGCCAGCGCAGACAATGCTGTCTATGGTATCACCGCCGGCTATGATCTTAGCCTCGGAAGCGCATTCGTCGGTGTCGAAGGCGAAATTTCGACCAGCGATGGTTCGACCAGCTTCCCCGACTCGTTCGGCGGAGCGCGCGAAGGTCTTGAGACCGACGGCCAGTACTACATCGGTGCGCGTGCAGGTTTTGCCATCACGCCCGGCATCGCAGCCTATGGCAAGGCGGGCTACACCGCGCTCGACACAACAGCTTTCACCGAAAGCGGTTCGCTGTCCGATCTCGATGAGAACACTGACGGCTTCCGCTTCGGCGGCGGACTGCAGGTTCAGCTTCCCGGACCGCTCGAAGCGCGGATTGAATACCGCCGTTCCAACTACAACAACCTGGCCGATATCGACCAGGGCGATGCCTCGACCGATCAGGTTGTCGCCGGACTTGGACTGCGCTTCTAAACGCTAGTACTGAAGATCCTTGCCGGTGTAGTCGACGTAGCGAAACTCTCCTCCGCTCGCACTCTCGACCACATCGGCAAGGCCTTTCACGCTCTCATCTACCGTGATGTGAGCATTGGGTCCGCCCATATCTGTCTGGACCCAGCCCGGATGCAGCGACAGTGTGGCGATGCCACGCGGTCCGGCGTCCTGTTCGGAAATGCCCTTGGCGAGCATGTTGAGCGCGCATTTGCTGGTACGATAAAGCTCGTAGCCGCCTGAACTGTCTTCGATCGACCCCATCAGCGAACTCATGAAAGCCAGCGTTCCGCCATCCTTGATCTTGGGCAAAAGCGCCTTGGCCAGGTGGGCAGGACCAAACGCGTTGGTCATCATCACCTGCGCCACTTCATCTGCCGTGGCTTCGAGCGCAGATTGATGGCTCGCGCCGGTAATGCCAGCGTTCACGATCACGGCGTCCACTTCAGTGTCGAAGCTCTCGAATGTCTTGGGATCGGTTACGTCCATCGTTTCGACACGCACCCCGTCGACCGCGTGCAGGTCTTCGCTTCTGGAACGTTCGGTCGCGATGACGTCCCAGCCGCGAGCCTTGAATTCCTTGGCAAGGCCAAGTCCGATGCCGCGTGATGCGCCGACGATGAGAATGGTTTTGCTCATTGGGGATTTCCTTCTGCTGGATAGACCAGCGTTTTCAGGTTCATGAATTCATGGAGGCCGTGGTGCGACAATTCGCGCCCGAAGCCGGATTTCTTGATGCCGCCAAACGGAGCCTCGATCTTCGAGCCATTGACCGCGTTGAAGGTGGTCATGCCAGCCTCGATGCGGTCTGCGAAGATCTCGCGTTCGTCGTCATCATTGGTCCAGACCGCCGAGCCGAGGCCGAACGGGATTGCGTTCGCGATGGTGATTGCTTCCTCGATATCGTCCGCCTTGTAGAGCTGGCCGACGGGTCCGAAAATTTCGTCTGTCCCGGTTTCACTGGCGAGCGGCACGTCCGTGAGCAGGCCTGCGGTCATCCACGCGCCGTCCCGGTCCAGCTTTTCGCCGCCGAATAACAGTGTGCAACCTTCCTGCCTGGCATTTTCGATCTGCTCCAGGACTGTGTCGCGCTGCCCTTCGCTGGAAAGCGGGCCCAGCTGTGTATCGTCTTCCATCGGATCGCCCAGCTTGACGTCCTTTAGCGCCGCGATGAATTTCTCCGCGAACGCATCATGGATGTCGCGGTGGACGATGGTTCGCTTGCCGCAGATGCAGGATTGGCCATTGTTCTGGATCCGCGCAAAAACCGCGTCTTCGACCGCCTGATCGATATCGGCGGATGGCATGACGATAAACGGATCGCTGCCGCCCAGTTCGAGCACGACCTTTTTCAGATGCTTGCCCGCCTGCTGCGCCACCGCGCTGCCCGCGCCCTCGCTACCGGTGAGTGTCGCTGCGACGATTCTAGGATCAGCAATGACATCGCCGATGGGGTCGGACGGCACGCACAGGTTCTGGAACAGACCCTCTGGCCCGCCAGCTTCCAGTACCAGCTCTTCGATTTTGTGAGCCACGCCCTGGACGAGACTGGCATGCTTCAGCACGCCGACATTTCCGGCAAGGATCGTCGGTGCGAGAAAACGAACGACCTGCCAATACGGGAAATTCCACGGCATGACGGCAAGCACCGGGCCCTGCGGGAGCCAGCGCCCTTCAGCGCGGCCGCCATCGGACAGGTCCCAGAACTCCGATTCGAGCATTGCCGGACCGACCTTGGCAAAATGATGGAAAAGGCTGGCGCATTTTTTCACCTCGCCGCGCGCCTGCGTGATCGGCTTGCCCATTTCCGTGACTGCGAGCACCGCCAGCTCTTCGCTGCGGCTTTCATAAAGATCGCCGAGCCTTGTCAGCAGGTCGATGCGATCCTGCACCGGGCTACGGCGCCAGTCGCGGTAGGCCCGCGTCGCTGCCTCAAGCTTGGAATCGATGCCGTTTTCATCGAGCGTTTCATATTCGGCGATTGGCTCGCCGGTCGCGGGATTGATTGTAGTGATCAAGGGGCGGCTCCTGAATTCGGTCTTACCCATTCAATCGCCGCGCCCCGCTTTGCGTTCCGCCGCTATTTTCGGCGGAAGCGGAAATACCAGACCTCGTGGCCATAGGTGTTGCGCGCCTTGTGCTCGTAGCGCGTCTCGCACCAGCCGGAGGGGCGAGTTTCCCAAGTGTTCCGGCCTTCGACAATCCATTCGAATTCATCAGTGAAATTGCGCATCACCATCAGCGCGTGGCGCAAGTAGATTGCGTGATCGGTACCGAAGCGGAACTCGCCGCCGGGTTTGAGCTTGTCGGCAATCATGCGGACCGGACCGTCGTTCATCATGCGGCGCTTGGCGTGCTTGTTCTTGGGCCAGGGGTCGGGATGGAGCAGATAGACCATTGTCAGCGCGCCGTCGGGCACACGTTCGAGGGCTTCCAGCGCATCGCCGTGCTGGATGCGGACATTCGCCAGGCTACCGTCACGCACGTGGCCCAGCGCCTGCGCGACGCCGTTGAGAAAGGGTTCTGCGCCGATAAAGCCGTGATCGGGAAGTAGATCCGCCCGGTAGGCAAGATGCTCGCCCGCACCAAAACCGATTTCGAAATGCATCGGGCGGTCGAAGCCGAACAAGCGCTCCGACGTAACCGGACCTTCGGTCGGTACTGCGATCTGCGGCAGTAGCTTGTCGACCAGTTCCTGCTGGTTCGAACGCAGGGGTTTGCCCTTGCTGCGCCCATAGAGGCGCTTGAGCGTGGTTGGGTCGCCGTCCTTGAATGCTGACATGGGGCGGGGCGCTAATAGCAAAACGCCCGGAAGCCAATAGGCTGCCGGGCGTCTCGCTGTTTTCCCGTCCAGGAGAATTCGGTCAGGCGGCTTCCGCCTCT
This genomic window contains:
- a CDS encoding outer membrane protein → MKKLIALAALGAGLAAAPAAAQDQNVAPGGFHVGVIGGYEGLDVDAADGTATASADNAVYGITAGYDLSLGSAFVGVEGEISTSDGSTSFPDSFGGAREGLETDGQYYIGARAGFAITPGIAAYGKAGYTALDTTAFTESGSLSDLDENTDGFRFGGGLQVQLPGPLEARIEYRRSNYNNLADIDQGDASTDQVVAGLGLRF
- the trmB gene encoding tRNA (guanine(46)-N(7))-methyltransferase TrmB, whose amino-acid sequence is MSAFKDGDPTTLKRLYGRSKGKPLRSNQQELVDKLLPQIAVPTEGPVTSERLFGFDRPMHFEIGFGAGEHLAYRADLLPDHGFIGAEPFLNGVAQALGHVRDGSLANVRIQHGDALEALERVPDGALTMVYLLHPDPWPKNKHAKRRMMNDGPVRMIADKLKPGGEFRFGTDHAIYLRHALMVMRNFTDEFEWIVEGRNTWETRPSGWCETRYEHKARNTYGHEVWYFRFRRK
- a CDS encoding SDR family NAD(P)-dependent oxidoreductase, coding for MSKTILIVGASRGIGLGLAKEFKARGWDVIATERSRSEDLHAVDGVRVETMDVTDPKTFESFDTEVDAVIVNAGITGASHQSALEATADEVAQVMMTNAFGPAHLAKALLPKIKDGGTLAFMSSLMGSIEDSSGGYELYRTSKCALNMLAKGISEQDAGPRGIATLSLHPGWVQTDMGGPNAHITVDESVKGLADVVESASGGEFRYVDYTGKDLQY
- a CDS encoding NADP-dependent malic enzyme, which translates into the protein MADEKPTAFTTREALFYHETIRPGKIEIIASKPMASQRDLSLAYSPGVAAPVEAIAANPQDAARYTARANLVAVISNGTAILGLGNLGALASKPVMEGKAVLFKRFADVDSIDIELDTEDPDKFIEAVALMEPTFGGINLEDIAAPECFIIEQALRERMNIPVMHDDQHGTAIIAAAGLINACHLTGRDLKDCKMVVNGAGASALACTALIKAIGIPHDQVIVCDRSGPITPGREGVDQWKSAHAVATSATTLEEALDGADIFLGLSAAGALKPEWVAKMADKPIIFAMANPVPEIMPEDAKAVRPDAIIATGRSDYPNQVNNVLGFPFIFRGALDVQATAINEEMKVAAAQAIAALARERVPEEVAAAYGVTHQFGEEYIIPAPFDPRLMEVVSSAVAQAAMDSGVAKAPIEDMEEYRHRLKARLNPTTAALTNIYDLAKANPKRMVFAEAEEDVALRAAIQFRDFGYGTPILVGRTEKVREKLIELAVEDPDDWIIENSAVSDKVPAMVDYLYKRMQRRGYTERDVARMVNQERNVFAALLVALGHGDGMISGLTRTFAQTAREVGRVLDEKPGAVPFGIHMMIGKNHTTFLADTTINERPSAEQLAHIARETAAVARRMGHEPRVAFMSYSTFGNPSGQWLGNIRDAVALLDADDSVNFEYEGEMAPDAALNPKVMALYPFSRLSGPANVLIMPGLQSANLSAKLLRELGGETTVGPMMIGMEKPVQIAPMTAIAPDVLTLAVLASAGVLG
- a CDS encoding aminotransferase class V-fold PLP-dependent enzyme, yielding MIASQRHLFSIPDEVHYLNCAYMAPLSHAVSAAMVDGARLKEQPWNFLPPDFFRVTEEFRGKAAKLARVSEENIAVVPSVSYGLAVAAANLPLEKGQRIITLGDQFPSNVYPWQELAKRKGGEVVAVQRPSQSCWTQAVLEAIDDATAIAALPNCHWADGRVVDLAAVGEKCRSVGAALVLDLTQSLGAMPIDFAAVQPDFAVSACYKWLMGPYGIAMLYADPKHHGGEPIEHNWINRAGSQDFTRLVDYRSDYQPGARRFDMGEKSNAPLLMGAGAGIDFLLQHGVDAIAETLASTTQGIADRAARLGLASAPIGTRAAHFLSLEFPDGLPDGLTDRLAKAQVFVSARGQSLRVTPHLYNNDADCEALLATLEEVLT
- a CDS encoding NAD-dependent succinate-semialdehyde dehydrogenase; this translates as MITTINPATGEPIAEYETLDENGIDSKLEAATRAYRDWRRSPVQDRIDLLTRLGDLYESRSEELAVLAVTEMGKPITQARGEVKKCASLFHHFAKVGPAMLESEFWDLSDGGRAEGRWLPQGPVLAVMPWNFPYWQVVRFLAPTILAGNVGVLKHASLVQGVAHKIEELVLEAGGPEGLFQNLCVPSDPIGDVIADPRIVAATLTGSEGAGSAVAQQAGKHLKKVVLELGGSDPFIVMPSADIDQAVEDAVFARIQNNGQSCICGKRTIVHRDIHDAFAEKFIAALKDVKLGDPMEDDTQLGPLSSEGQRDTVLEQIENARQEGCTLLFGGEKLDRDGAWMTAGLLTDVPLASETGTDEIFGPVGQLYKADDIEEAITIANAIPFGLGSAVWTNDDDEREIFADRIEAGMTTFNAVNGSKIEAPFGGIKKSGFGRELSHHGLHEFMNLKTLVYPAEGNPQ